Proteins from a single region of Cyanobium sp. ATX 6F1:
- a CDS encoding iron uptake porin, translated as MKLFQQLLLAPAALGLLAPMAASAADLNLDAVNKYAGAEEQVTSITQFSDVQPTAWAYQALSNLVERYGCVAGYPNGTFKGGQALTRWEAAALLNACLDRITEVTDELKRLMKEFQKELAVLRGRVDGLEAKVGELEANQFSTTTKLRGVATFTIGANAFSGDANATLGESVLLGGKVLPGGNFAGASSFLQGATAMNYNLDLFLDTSFTGKDLLRTRLRAGNFGASPWGAANANNLVGLNAFEVSFEGAPGADTVMVNRLFYQFPIGSNFTATVGAKVRQDDMLALWPSAYPADTVLDIFTYGGAPGTYSLNLGSGAGLWWKSGGWSISANYVSANGNNGNPNVGGIGTDGAAQTGTAQIAYSGTNYGLAAAYTYTTPQGGIAGLYGGNGTPLANLGFALSDSVSSVGISGYWTPTSSGWVPSVSAGWGINSHSSDVAEIDGAQSQSWYVGLQWSDVFIKGNAAGMAVGQATFLTKSGDDSILSANDGNYAWEWWYKFQVTDNISVTPAIFYLSAPLGQLQKANGDSFDNFGGLVKTTFKF; from the coding sequence ATGAAACTTTTCCAGCAACTCCTGCTGGCCCCCGCAGCCCTGGGCCTTCTGGCTCCGATGGCTGCTTCGGCCGCAGATCTCAACCTTGACGCCGTCAACAAGTACGCCGGCGCCGAGGAGCAAGTCACCAGCATCACTCAGTTTTCCGACGTCCAGCCCACCGCCTGGGCCTACCAAGCGCTCTCGAACCTGGTCGAGCGCTACGGCTGCGTCGCCGGCTATCCCAACGGCACCTTCAAAGGCGGTCAGGCCCTGACCCGCTGGGAAGCCGCTGCCCTGCTCAACGCTTGTCTTGATCGGATCACCGAAGTGACCGACGAACTCAAGCGGCTCATGAAGGAGTTCCAGAAGGAACTCGCCGTGCTGCGCGGCCGCGTCGATGGCCTTGAGGCCAAAGTGGGAGAACTGGAGGCCAACCAGTTCTCAACCACCACCAAGCTGCGTGGTGTGGCCACCTTCACCATCGGTGCTAACGCCTTCAGCGGTGATGCCAACGCCACCCTGGGTGAATCCGTTCTCCTCGGCGGCAAAGTATTGCCTGGTGGGAACTTCGCAGGAGCCTCTTCGTTCCTGCAAGGCGCCACCGCCATGAACTACAACCTCGACCTCTTCCTGGACACCAGCTTCACCGGGAAGGACCTGCTCCGCACTCGCCTGCGTGCCGGCAACTTCGGCGCCAGCCCCTGGGGTGCCGCCAATGCCAATAACCTGGTCGGCCTGAACGCCTTCGAGGTGTCCTTCGAGGGCGCACCGGGTGCGGACACCGTGATGGTGAATCGCCTCTTCTATCAGTTCCCCATCGGCAGCAACTTCACCGCCACCGTTGGTGCGAAGGTCCGTCAGGACGACATGCTGGCCCTGTGGCCCAGCGCCTACCCCGCTGACACCGTTCTCGACATCTTCACCTACGGCGGTGCCCCCGGCACCTACAGCCTGAACCTCGGTTCTGGCGCGGGTCTCTGGTGGAAGAGCGGCGGCTGGAGCATCAGCGCCAACTACGTCTCCGCCAACGGCAATAACGGCAATCCCAACGTCGGTGGCATCGGCACCGACGGTGCTGCCCAGACCGGCACCGCCCAGATCGCCTACTCAGGCACCAACTACGGCTTGGCAGCGGCCTACACCTACACCACGCCCCAAGGCGGCATTGCCGGCCTTTACGGTGGTAACGGCACTCCCCTGGCCAACCTGGGCTTCGCTCTCTCTGACAGCGTGAGCTCCGTAGGCATCAGCGGCTACTGGACCCCCACCAGCTCCGGCTGGGTTCCTTCGGTCAGCGCAGGCTGGGGTATCAACAGCCACAGTTCGGACGTCGCCGAGATCGATGGCGCCCAGAGCCAGTCTTGGTATGTCGGCCTCCAGTGGTCCGATGTGTTCATCAAGGGCAACGCCGCCGGCATGGCTGTGGGCCAAGCCACCTTCCTGACCAAGTCGGGTGATGACAGCATCTTGTCTGCCAACGACGGCAACTATGCCTGGGAGTGGTGGTACAAGTTCCAGGTCACCGACAACATCAGCGTGACCCCGGCGATCTTCTACCTGAGTGCTCCTCTGGGTCAACTCCAGAAGGCCAACGGCGATTCCTTCGACAACTTCGGCGGCCTCGTCAAGACCACCTTCAAGTTCTGA
- a CDS encoding iron uptake porin, with amino-acid sequence MKLFSKLVLAPALLGLATPMAASAADLNLTDFNRYSAPVSSKEQVTSITQFSDVQPTSWAYQALSNLVERYGCVAGYPNGTFKGGQPLTRWEAAALLNACLDRITEVTDELQRLLKEYQKELAILRGRVDGLEAKVGELEATQFSTTTKLQGEATFVLGGVDAGGDRPGAGVFGPGGSVPGGSGRNAADKYNQQFGATTFSYDLRLNLLTSFTGKDLLYTRLRSGNFNNAFNGQGLNLTALDKASNGANNASDAIGVDRLYYSFPWGKEFTFVLGAKARNTEHLGVTPTLYGGGKGERILDLFSLNGAPGTYNKATGSLGAVIWKQNVKKGQGRFSASASYVAPQGNVGAPNDGDSNFTCSSGEGGIGTDCSRSSFLTQLAYTAPQWSVSAAYRYGQSASNFRRGTNFVASNSWFLANGESNSVAVNAYWQPKTSGWVPSISLGWGYNSLSDNSIRSTGVEFVAPYVTQSQSWFAGLQWTDVFAKGNSAGMAVGQPTFATALTRGSSGIGNTTPTDGNYAWEWWYKFQVTDNISVTPAIFYLSRPLGQLTGNGNSFDTLGYLVQTTFKF; translated from the coding sequence ATGAAACTCTTCAGCAAGCTTGTGCTTGCCCCGGCCCTTTTGGGCTTGGCAACGCCGATGGCGGCTTCAGCCGCCGATCTCAATCTCACTGATTTCAACCGTTACTCGGCGCCCGTCTCCAGCAAGGAGCAGGTCACCAGCATCACCCAGTTTTCCGACGTTCAGCCCACCTCCTGGGCCTATCAGGCGCTTTCGAACCTGGTTGAGCGCTACGGCTGCGTCGCCGGCTACCCCAACGGCACCTTCAAGGGCGGTCAGCCCCTGACCCGTTGGGAAGCCGCCGCTCTGCTCAACGCTTGCCTTGATCGGATCACCGAAGTGACCGATGAGCTCCAGAGACTCCTGAAAGAGTATCAAAAAGAGCTCGCCATCCTGCGTGGTCGCGTGGATGGCCTTGAGGCCAAGGTTGGTGAGTTAGAGGCCACCCAGTTCTCCACCACGACCAAGCTGCAAGGAGAGGCCACCTTCGTTCTTGGCGGTGTGGATGCCGGTGGTGACCGGCCAGGGGCTGGTGTGTTCGGTCCTGGTGGCAGTGTCCCTGGCGGCAGCGGCCGCAATGCAGCCGATAAGTACAACCAGCAGTTCGGCGCCACCACCTTCAGCTACGACCTGCGGTTGAACCTGCTCACCAGCTTCACCGGCAAGGATTTGCTCTATACCCGTCTGCGCTCGGGCAACTTCAATAACGCCTTCAATGGCCAAGGCCTCAACCTCACGGCCCTGGACAAAGCGAGTAACGGCGCCAACAACGCCAGCGACGCGATCGGGGTTGATCGTCTCTACTACAGCTTCCCATGGGGCAAGGAGTTCACCTTCGTGCTGGGCGCCAAAGCCCGGAACACTGAGCACCTTGGGGTGACTCCAACGCTCTACGGGGGCGGCAAGGGTGAAAGGATCCTTGATCTGTTCTCGTTGAATGGCGCGCCGGGCACCTACAACAAAGCCACCGGTTCATTGGGGGCTGTGATCTGGAAGCAGAACGTCAAGAAAGGTCAGGGCCGTTTCAGCGCCTCGGCGAGCTATGTGGCTCCCCAGGGTAATGTCGGTGCGCCCAATGATGGGGACAGTAATTTCACCTGTTCCAGCGGCGAGGGTGGCATCGGCACGGATTGCTCCCGTTCCAGCTTCCTCACCCAGCTCGCCTATACCGCTCCCCAGTGGAGCGTCTCGGCGGCCTACCGCTATGGCCAGTCAGCATCCAACTTCCGCAGGGGCACCAATTTTGTTGCCTCCAACAGCTGGTTCCTTGCCAATGGTGAATCCAACAGTGTGGCTGTGAACGCCTACTGGCAGCCCAAGACGAGTGGCTGGGTCCCCTCCATCAGCCTGGGCTGGGGATACAACTCTCTGTCCGATAACTCGATTCGTTCCACCGGTGTCGAGTTTGTTGCCCCTTACGTCACTCAATCCCAGAGCTGGTTCGCCGGCCTCCAGTGGACCGATGTGTTCGCGAAGGGTAATTCTGCGGGCATGGCTGTTGGCCAACCCACCTTCGCCACGGCCCTTACTCGAGGCAGCAGTGGTATCGGCAACACCACTCCGACAGATGGCAACTATGCCTGGGAGTGGTGGTACAAGTTCCAGGTGACCGACAACATTTCCGTCACCCCCGCCATCTTCTACCTGAGCCGCCCCCTCGGTCAGCTCACCGGAAATGGCAATTCCTTCGACACCCTCGGCTACCTCGTTCAGACCACCTTCAAGTTCTGA
- a CDS encoding J domain-containing protein yields the protein MPAASNPDPYRVLGVSRQASPAEIKAAYRALVKRHHPDAGGGSEAIVAINAAWALLRDPARRLRHDQVTGHAGAAAAAKGRPHRASGAQRDGELLRWLQQVYGPIDRLLGQVINPFPAELRALSADPYDDGLMEAFCSFLAHGRQRLEKVESLFQSMACPAAAKGFGLSLYHCLSQVQDALAELERYTMGYVDSYLRDGREMLREAKRRRTLLHEERRRLEL from the coding sequence TTGCCTGCCGCCTCCAACCCCGACCCCTACCGGGTGCTGGGCGTCAGCCGCCAGGCCAGCCCGGCGGAGATCAAGGCCGCCTACCGGGCCCTGGTCAAACGCCACCACCCCGATGCCGGCGGCGGGAGCGAGGCAATCGTGGCGATCAATGCCGCCTGGGCGCTGCTCCGTGACCCGGCCCGGCGCCTGCGTCACGACCAGGTCACAGGCCATGCAGGCGCCGCCGCCGCTGCCAAGGGGCGGCCCCACCGGGCTTCAGGCGCCCAGCGGGACGGGGAGTTGCTGCGCTGGCTGCAGCAGGTCTATGGGCCGATCGACCGGCTGCTGGGGCAGGTGATCAACCCATTCCCCGCAGAGTTACGCGCCCTCTCGGCCGATCCCTACGACGATGGCTTGATGGAGGCCTTCTGCTCCTTCCTTGCGCACGGCCGTCAGCGGCTCGAGAAGGTGGAGAGCCTGTTCCAATCGATGGCCTGCCCAGCCGCCGCCAAGGGTTTTGGCCTGAGCCTCTACCACTGCCTCAGCCAGGTGCAGGACGCCCTCGCTGAGCTGGAGCGCTACACCATGGGTTATGTGGACAGCTATCTGCGCGACGGGCGCGAGATGCTGCGGGAGGCCAAGCGGCGCCGCACGCTGCTGCACGAAGAGCGGCGTCGCCTTGAGCTCTAG
- the ndhO gene encoding NAD(P)H-quinone oxidoreductase subunit O: MAETPSTASAPSPAVAPIKKGSLVKVNRSAYLGSLEAAASDPQPPAYLFEGPGEVLALKGDHAQLRWNRPVPDLWLRLDQLESF, encoded by the coding sequence ATGGCTGAAACCCCCAGCACGGCCTCGGCCCCCAGCCCAGCGGTGGCTCCGATCAAGAAGGGCTCCCTGGTGAAGGTGAACCGAAGCGCCTATCTCGGCAGCCTCGAGGCCGCCGCCAGTGATCCCCAGCCACCGGCTTACCTGTTCGAGGGGCCCGGCGAGGTGCTGGCCCTCAAGGGCGACCACGCCCAGCTGCGCTGGAACCGGCCCGTGCCCGATCTCTGGCTGCGGCTCGACCAGCTGGAAAGCTTCTAG
- a CDS encoding cation:proton antiporter yields the protein MTHNLALSLTLFGGLLLMAVWLDDMAARIRVPGILLVLVLGLLIDNNLSALPGDSPPLLSLANAEQISQLALVLVLFFGGLTTNWREMRLVVRPAVRLATLGSLLTAALVTAYILGLQSLPFSAVPVSLAVALFIGAMVCSTDASATLGLLRPLVGRLPQRLIDLLECESALNDPMAVVLAGLALALAAGDAGQGSEVVVEVMRQFLLGVFLGFIGGKAATLLLSSQRSQSYGRLGAIVSLALLMVVAGGSNLVGASGLLAAYLMGLVLGNDPQVDRPLLEESHAGFAKLAELVLFLCLGLVVEPNDVVNDLFWALLLLIGMVLSRWVVVELLLLRSGFQWPQRLFTTLAGLRGAVPVAIAIQAAASPVAWGQMMPPLALAVVLLGLMTQGLSLVPVARWLGLAQDTPAAP from the coding sequence TTGACTCACAACCTGGCCCTTTCGCTGACGCTGTTCGGCGGGCTGCTGCTGATGGCTGTGTGGCTTGACGACATGGCCGCCCGGATCAGGGTGCCCGGCATCCTGCTGGTGCTGGTGCTGGGTCTCCTGATCGACAACAACCTCAGCGCACTGCCAGGTGATTCCCCGCCCCTGCTGAGCCTGGCCAACGCGGAGCAGATCTCTCAGTTGGCGCTGGTGCTGGTGCTCTTCTTCGGTGGGCTCACCACCAACTGGAGGGAAATGCGCCTGGTGGTTCGGCCCGCCGTGCGGCTGGCCACCCTCGGTTCGTTGTTGACCGCCGCCTTGGTCACCGCCTACATCCTCGGTCTGCAGAGCCTGCCCTTCTCGGCGGTGCCCGTGAGCCTGGCTGTCGCCCTGTTCATCGGCGCGATGGTCTGCAGCACCGATGCCTCCGCCACCCTGGGTTTGCTGCGTCCCCTTGTGGGGCGACTGCCGCAACGGCTGATCGATCTTCTGGAGTGCGAGTCAGCCCTCAACGACCCCATGGCCGTGGTGCTGGCGGGGCTGGCCCTGGCGCTTGCGGCGGGGGATGCGGGGCAGGGATCTGAGGTGGTGGTGGAGGTGATGCGCCAGTTTCTGCTCGGGGTGTTTCTGGGCTTCATCGGTGGCAAGGCCGCCACGCTTCTGCTCAGCAGTCAGCGGAGCCAGTCCTATGGACGTCTTGGGGCGATCGTCAGCCTGGCGTTGCTGATGGTGGTGGCGGGGGGCTCGAACCTTGTGGGGGCCAGCGGCTTGCTGGCGGCCTATCTGATGGGCCTGGTGCTGGGCAACGACCCCCAGGTGGATCGGCCGCTGCTGGAGGAGTCCCATGCCGGTTTCGCCAAGCTGGCCGAGCTGGTGTTGTTTCTCTGCCTGGGGCTTGTGGTGGAGCCCAACGACGTGGTCAATGATCTGTTCTGGGCGCTGTTGCTCCTGATCGGCATGGTTCTCTCCCGTTGGGTCGTGGTGGAGCTGTTGCTGCTGCGATCCGGGTTCCAGTGGCCCCAGCGGCTGTTCACCACCCTGGCGGGCCTGCGCGGGGCTGTGCCGGTGGCCATCGCCATTCAGGCTGCCGCCAGCCCGGTGGCCTGGGGCCAGATGATGCCACCCCTGGCCCTGGCGGTGGTGCTGCTGGGTCTGATGACTCAGGGGCTGTCCCTGGTGCCGGTGGCGCGTTGGCTGGGCCTGGCCCAGGACACGCCCGCTGCCCCATAG
- a CDS encoding TIGR01777 family oxidoreductase codes for MRLLLLGCTGFVGRELVPHLLGRGHQITVLSRRPGALPALGSAELDRLVLDPAQPASWQDPALIAALRAAEGVVNLAGEPIAERRWSPAQLQLLVDSRVRSTELLVEAIKAAGAPPAVLVNGSAVGYYGTDRDARFDEGSPAGSDVLGRLCGAWEAAADGALAAGVGRLVKLRIGIVLGPDGGALGKMLPVFRAGFGGPIGSGRQWMSWIQRTDLCRLVAAALEDPAFDGTYNAVAPKPVTMAVFASSLGRVLGRPSLLPVPGPLLQLLLGDGAQVVLEGQQVLPERLLHQGFAFSYPEISAALAAATSPGHR; via the coding sequence GTGCGCCTGTTGCTCCTTGGCTGCACCGGTTTCGTGGGCCGCGAGCTGGTGCCCCATCTGCTCGGGCGGGGTCACCAGATCACCGTGCTGAGCCGTCGCCCCGGGGCCCTTCCGGCTCTCGGATCGGCAGAGCTCGATCGGCTGGTGCTCGATCCCGCTCAGCCTGCGAGCTGGCAGGACCCGGCTCTGATCGCCGCTTTGAGGGCGGCCGAGGGGGTGGTGAACCTGGCGGGGGAACCGATCGCCGAGCGCCGCTGGAGCCCCGCCCAGCTGCAGCTGCTGGTGGACAGCCGGGTGCGCAGCACCGAGCTGCTGGTGGAGGCGATCAAGGCGGCTGGGGCTCCGCCGGCGGTGCTCGTGAATGGTTCGGCCGTGGGTTATTACGGCACCGATCGCGACGCCCGCTTCGATGAGGGCAGCCCGGCGGGCAGCGACGTGCTGGGCCGGCTCTGCGGGGCCTGGGAGGCGGCGGCCGATGGGGCGCTTGCGGCTGGAGTGGGCCGGCTGGTGAAGCTGCGCATCGGCATCGTGCTCGGACCCGATGGCGGCGCCCTCGGCAAGATGCTGCCGGTCTTCCGGGCCGGCTTCGGCGGCCCCATTGGCTCGGGCCGGCAATGGATGAGCTGGATCCAGCGCACGGATCTCTGCCGTCTGGTGGCCGCGGCCCTGGAGGATCCCGCCTTCGATGGCACCTACAACGCTGTGGCCCCCAAGCCGGTGACCATGGCCGTCTTTGCCTCCAGCCTCGGCCGGGTGCTGGGTCGCCCCAGCCTGCTGCCGGTGCCAGGACCGCTGCTGCAGCTCCTGCTCGGCGATGGGGCCCAGGTGGTGCTGGAGGGTCAGCAGGTGCTCCCTGAGCGCCTGCTGCATCAGGGCTTTGCCTTCAGCTATCCCGAGATCAGCGCTGCCCTCGCCGCTGCCACCAGCCCAGGGCACCGCTGA
- a CDS encoding lipid-A-disaccharide synthase-related protein: protein MSRILLLSNGHGEDLSGALIGQELIERGFELAALPLVGHGQAYRQAGLQVLGHTREYSTGGLGYTSHLGRLTEIVEGQLLYLLRRLALLARIAGRYDLVVVVGDVIPVLAAWLVRRPVVTYLVAYSSHYEGRLRLPWPCGACLRSQRFQRVFSRDALTAGDLSQQLRRPVTFLGNPFLDRVLEPSGPLEAPGAPPAAQRLGLLPGSRLPEAERNLELMLQVLTRLAAPLRQAETLALEAALVGELSLESVKALAEPLGWRLDGTVLRHGPLGLQLRWGQFAAIVQQSDLLLSMTGTAAEQAVGLGKPVLQLPGFGPQFTPGFAEAQRRLLGPSLFCAPGAPGSAANLQASAELISVLLADADLSDRCHRNGQVRIGSGGGAARMAHQIAALLGPSAQALHNSAHG, encoded by the coding sequence TTGAGCCGGATCCTGCTGCTCAGCAACGGGCACGGGGAGGACCTCAGCGGCGCCCTGATCGGCCAGGAGCTGATCGAGAGGGGCTTCGAGCTGGCGGCCCTGCCCCTGGTGGGCCACGGCCAGGCCTACCGCCAGGCGGGCCTGCAGGTGTTGGGCCACACCCGCGAGTACAGCACCGGCGGGCTCGGCTACACGAGCCACCTGGGCCGGCTCACGGAGATCGTCGAGGGGCAGCTGCTCTACCTGCTGCGGCGCCTGGCGCTGCTGGCCCGCATCGCTGGCCGCTACGACCTGGTGGTGGTGGTGGGGGATGTGATCCCGGTGCTGGCGGCCTGGCTGGTGCGGCGGCCGGTGGTCACCTACCTGGTGGCCTACTCCAGCCATTACGAGGGCCGTCTGCGGCTGCCCTGGCCCTGCGGCGCCTGCCTGCGCAGCCAGCGGTTCCAGCGGGTGTTCAGCCGCGATGCTCTCACCGCGGGCGATCTCAGCCAGCAGCTCAGGAGACCGGTGACCTTCCTGGGCAACCCCTTCCTCGACCGCGTTCTGGAGCCCAGCGGGCCCTTGGAGGCGCCGGGCGCGCCGCCGGCGGCCCAGCGCCTGGGGCTGCTGCCCGGCAGCCGGCTTCCGGAGGCCGAGCGCAACCTCGAGCTGATGCTGCAGGTGCTGACCCGCCTGGCGGCGCCGCTGCGCCAGGCGGAAACCCTGGCCCTGGAGGCGGCCCTGGTGGGCGAGCTCTCCCTGGAGAGCGTCAAGGCCTTGGCTGAACCCCTGGGCTGGCGGCTTGATGGAACGGTGTTGCGGCACGGGCCCCTGGGCCTGCAGCTGCGCTGGGGCCAGTTCGCGGCGATCGTGCAGCAGAGCGATCTGCTGCTGTCGATGACGGGCACGGCGGCGGAGCAGGCGGTGGGACTGGGCAAACCGGTGCTGCAACTGCCCGGTTTCGGTCCCCAGTTCACCCCGGGCTTTGCCGAGGCCCAACGGCGACTGCTGGGTCCGTCCCTGTTCTGCGCCCCAGGGGCACCAGGTTCTGCGGCCAACCTTCAGGCCAGCGCTGAACTGATCAGCGTGCTGCTGGCGGATGCTGATTTATCCGATCGCTGCCACCGCAACGGCCAGGTGCGGATCGGATCCGGCGGTGGGGCGGCGAGGATGGCCCATCAGATCGCCGCCCTGCTGGGGCCCTCCGCCCAGGCCCTGCACAATTCCGCCCATGGCTGA
- a CDS encoding iron-sulfur cluster assembly accessory protein, with the protein MTVETSPRTHTAADGKGILVTEPAMRQLATLCQQQGEAKALRVGVRSGGCSGMSYTMDFIDAGAIAADDAVYIYEPEGAQPFKVVSDPKSLLYIYGMQLDFSSALIGGGFNFSNPNASQTCGCGSSFAV; encoded by the coding sequence ATGACCGTCGAAACCAGCCCCCGCACCCACACCGCCGCCGATGGCAAGGGGATCCTCGTGACCGAGCCGGCCATGCGCCAGCTGGCCACCCTCTGTCAGCAGCAGGGCGAAGCCAAGGCGCTGCGGGTGGGGGTGCGCTCCGGGGGCTGCAGCGGCATGAGCTACACGATGGACTTCATCGACGCCGGCGCCATCGCGGCCGATGACGCCGTTTACATCTACGAGCCCGAGGGGGCCCAGCCCTTCAAGGTGGTGAGTGATCCCAAGAGCCTGCTTTACATCTACGGGATGCAGCTGGATTTCAGTTCAGCGCTGATCGGCGGCGGCTTCAACTTCAGCAACCCCAACGCCAGCCAGACCTGTGGCTGCGGCAGTTCCTTCGCTGTTTAG
- the zds gene encoding 9,9'-di-cis-zeta-carotene desaturase: protein MRVAIVGAGLAGLAAAVDLVEAGHQVDLYEARPFVGGKVGSWVDGDGNHIEMGLHVFFFNYANLFALMRKVGAFENLLPKDHTHLFVNKGGDLRELDFRFPVGAPFNGLKAFFTTPQLDWIDKLRNALALGTSPIVRGLVDYDGAMAVIRDLDRISFEQWFLGHGGSRRSIERMWNPIAYALGFIDCASISARCMLTIFLMFAVRTEASKLNLLKGSPHRWLTGPIVDYIEARGARLHLRHRVTDMPFEERPAAGGDPASTRVTGLVLGTPDGEKRIEADAYLAACDVPGIQRLLPPAWRRFPQFENIYRLEAVPVATVQLRYDGWVTELGNGASAEAKRHDLAQPSGLDNLLYTADADFSCFTDLALASPVDYRKQGLGSLLQCVLTPGDPWIPKKTEEIVAHTDAQVRALFPSAGGLKLVWSNVVKLAQSLYREAPGMEPFRPQQATPVANFFLAGSYTRQDYIDSMEGATMSGRLAAAAIVNAPVALATNAAVA from the coding sequence GTGCGGGTTGCGATCGTGGGAGCGGGGCTGGCGGGGCTGGCCGCGGCGGTCGACCTGGTGGAGGCCGGTCACCAGGTCGACCTCTACGAGGCTCGTCCGTTCGTGGGCGGCAAGGTGGGCAGCTGGGTGGACGGTGATGGCAACCACATCGAGATGGGGCTGCACGTCTTCTTCTTCAACTACGCCAACCTTTTCGCCTTGATGCGCAAGGTGGGGGCGTTCGAGAACCTCCTGCCCAAGGACCACACCCACCTGTTCGTGAACAAAGGCGGTGATCTGCGCGAGCTGGATTTCCGTTTCCCGGTGGGTGCCCCGTTCAACGGCCTCAAGGCTTTCTTCACCACCCCCCAGCTCGACTGGATCGACAAGCTGCGCAACGCCCTGGCCCTGGGCACCAGCCCGATCGTTCGGGGCCTGGTGGATTACGACGGCGCCATGGCCGTGATCCGCGACCTCGACCGCATCAGCTTCGAGCAGTGGTTCCTGGGCCACGGCGGCAGCCGCCGCAGCATCGAGCGGATGTGGAACCCGATCGCCTATGCCCTCGGCTTCATCGACTGCGCGTCGATCTCGGCCCGCTGCATGCTCACCATCTTTCTGATGTTCGCGGTGCGCACCGAGGCCTCCAAGCTCAACCTGCTCAAGGGCTCCCCCCACCGCTGGCTCACCGGCCCGATCGTCGACTACATCGAGGCCCGCGGTGCCCGGCTGCATCTGCGCCATCGGGTCACCGACATGCCCTTCGAGGAGCGGCCCGCAGCCGGCGGCGATCCAGCCAGCACCCGCGTCACCGGCCTGGTGCTCGGCACCCCCGACGGGGAGAAGCGCATCGAGGCTGACGCCTACCTGGCCGCCTGTGACGTGCCCGGCATCCAACGGCTGCTTCCGCCCGCCTGGCGCCGGTTCCCCCAGTTCGAGAACATCTACCGGCTCGAGGCCGTGCCGGTCGCCACCGTGCAGCTTCGCTACGACGGCTGGGTCACCGAACTGGGCAACGGGGCGAGCGCCGAAGCGAAACGCCACGATCTGGCCCAGCCCTCTGGTCTGGACAACCTGCTCTACACCGCCGACGCCGATTTCAGCTGCTTCACCGATCTGGCCCTCGCCAGCCCCGTCGATTACCGCAAGCAGGGCCTCGGTTCCCTGCTGCAATGCGTGCTCACCCCAGGCGATCCCTGGATTCCGAAGAAAACCGAGGAGATCGTGGCCCACACCGATGCCCAGGTGCGGGCGTTGTTCCCCTCCGCCGGGGGCCTGAAGCTGGTCTGGAGCAACGTGGTCAAGCTGGCCCAATCGCTGTATCGGGAGGCGCCGGGCATGGAGCCCTTCCGCCCGCAGCAGGCCACCCCGGTGGCCAATTTCTTTCTGGCCGGCAGCTACACCCGCCAGGACTACATCGATTCGATGGAAGGCGCCACAATGAGCGGGAGATTGGCGGCTGCTGCCATCGTGAACGCACCCGTTGCCCTGGCGACCAACGCCGCCGTGGCCTGA
- a CDS encoding SRPBCC family protein, which produces MGRWLEHSVTTEIDSPVDQVWEVWSDLEAMPRWMRWIESVKTLDDPDLTDWTLAAQGFRFHWKARITQRVPAQQLHWESVGGLPTKGAVRFYPQGDGRTAVKLTVSYELPGVVAPLMEPSILGGIVTRELQANLDRFRDLVQSGYGQV; this is translated from the coding sequence ATGGGCCGATGGTTGGAGCACAGCGTGACCACGGAGATCGACTCTCCCGTTGACCAGGTCTGGGAGGTCTGGAGTGATCTGGAGGCGATGCCCCGCTGGATGCGCTGGATCGAGTCGGTCAAGACCCTTGATGACCCGGATCTCACCGATTGGACCCTGGCCGCCCAGGGGTTCCGTTTCCACTGGAAAGCCCGCATCACCCAGCGGGTGCCAGCCCAGCAACTGCACTGGGAGTCGGTGGGGGGCTTGCCGACTAAAGGGGCGGTGCGCTTCTATCCACAAGGTGATGGGCGGACAGCAGTGAAACTCACGGTCAGCTACGAATTACCCGGCGTCGTGGCACCGTTGATGGAGCCCAGCATTCTTGGTGGCATCGTCACCAGGGAACTCCAGGCCAATCTGGATCGTTTTCGTGACCTGGTGCAGAGCGGTTATGGCCAAGTCTGA